Proteins encoded by one window of Lycium barbarum isolate Lr01 chromosome 11, ASM1917538v2, whole genome shotgun sequence:
- the LOC132620119 gene encoding secreted RxLR effector protein 78-like: MDVVLIANEAVDSRFKQMKPGILCKLDIEKTYDHVNWRYLLQVMEMMGFGQKWIQWIKFCISTASFSVLINGSPAGCFKAQRGLRQGDPLSPFLFLIAMEGLNNIIKTTKVNGWINGFEVARAGNESLEVTHLQYADDTLIFCDAEEERLRFLRMILVLFEGIYGLHINWRKSFLYPINEVPNMNLLAANLGG; this comes from the coding sequence ATGGATGTTGTGCTAATAGCTAATGAAGCAGTAGATTCCAGGTTTAAGCAGATGAAACCTGGAATCCTTTGCAAGTTAGATATTGAAAAAACATATGATCATGTAAACTGGAGGTACTTACTCCAGGTTATGGAGATGATGGGTTTTGGACAGAAATGGATCCAATGGATCAAATTCTGCATATCAACTGCTAGTTTCTCAGTTCTGATTAATGGTTCCCCAGCAGGTTGTTTTAAAGCACAAAGAGGTCTCAGGCAAGGTGACCCTTTGTCACCTTTCCTATTTTTGATTGCAATGGAAGGTCTAAACAATATAATCAAGACAACAAAGGTGAATGGGTGGATAAATGGTTTTGAGGTGGCTAGAGCTGGTAATGAAAGTCTGGAGGTGACACACCTCCAATATGCAGATGACACACTGATCTTTTGTGATGCTGAAGAGGAGCGACTAAGGTTTTTAAGGATGATACTAGTCCTATTTGAAGGAATCTATGGGCTGCACATTAATTGGAGGAAGAGTTTTTTGTATCCTATCAATGAAGTCCCAAACATGAACTTGTTGGCTGCAAATCTAGGTGGTTAA